The following are from one region of the Bactrocera oleae isolate idBacOlea1 chromosome 6, idBacOlea1, whole genome shotgun sequence genome:
- the mas gene encoding protein masquerade isoform X1, which yields MDLNLKTTIVVCLTLLNLPFGIHSQDDSLAGSFLSGLLDTITSTADSKDCPGVCVHTLATLICYEVLDDIPCPSPSMKCCIESAQGKNITSAHTSTTTTTTTTTTTSTTKRPTTTTTKVTTTTTPKPKTTSKRPTTTTTTTTTTKKTTTTKKPTTTSTLAPKKGTEKDANNTDGVKAAVQNCTGVCVADRIAEYCEAYLTTNGLCASGTKCCVSLNDYANAKLPKDIYVPAKHLTNLNNMQHKNKTNAVIKQTTTKTTTSAATTTSTTSTTAEPARTKISSNVNANKPVKHKKAPSTTTTTTTEDPADEEQEVEDDDAETQDDANNDANDKADNPNGQTLKECEGECMNGIFAIFCDDIDSEAFCPGEGSCCVTGVASEATPALQSTKVTPTKPATKIAKPQQRPAAKPAAPSQAAPPLLQAVGGGNDFFSQILSFAENTLGGTSSQPAPQTPPPVPRCPGFCLLNIMAAFCERPSVLINTPTTCAKGSVCCDNSASPPKPPPQNRRPATPPPSPTATQPYVVPSTPLPDPREECPGSCIVPLLSFTCFKNAEMTDLFKCKRSGQICCAPKSRILEKQQFQTRNDTLYANYPPPPPMAGVPQPYPLQPSYPQPPPPPHYMVTQPPQPHLHYPPPPPPQILQQQHQSQPQQPTYDYSHYGAALMPQQQSHLPPPPPPAPALPPTTTTTTTTTTTTTPRPHVYSKYVCGVKGTLRSGRSRSSPALSLVSYARAMYGVQRSSRQLDQVYTPQLQLNKSNERLILGSAIVPIQIHNDLIPGDEWPDANQLRSYHEHQPISAAAVQSRYRHSVVGEPVYPMNYNVSRRRARVVGGEDGDNGEWCWQVALINSLNQYLCGAALIGTQWVLTAAHCVTNIVRSGDAIYVRVGDYDLTRKYGSPGAQTLRVATTYIHHNHNSQTLDNDIALLKLHGQAELRDGVCLVCLPARGVNHAAGKRCTVTGYGYMGEAGPIPLRVREAEIPIVSDAECIRKVNAVTEKIFILPASSFCAGGEEGNDACQGDGGGPLVCQDDGFFELAGLVSWGFGCGRVDVPGVYVKVSSFIGWINQIISVNNL from the exons AtggatttaaatttaaagacCACTATAGTGGTCTGTTTGACGCTGCTTAATTTACCGTTTGGAATACACAGCCAAGATGATTCTTTGGCAGGAAGTTTTCTATCGG GTCTCTTGGATACCATAACAAGTACCGCTGATTCGAAGGATTGCCCCGGTGTTTGTGTACACACGCTAGCCACACTCATCTGTTATGAAGTGCTGGATGATATCCCATGTCCCTCGCCTAGTATGAAGTGCTGTATTGAAAGTGCACAGG gtAAAAATATCACTTCGGCACATACCAgtacaactacaacaacgacCACAACCACAACCACTAGTACAACAAAGCGTCCAACCACTACAACAACTAAAGTTACAACTACCACGACGCCGAAACCGAAAACCACTTCCAAGCGACCAACCACAaccacaactacaacaacaacaaccaaaaaaaccacaaccaccaaGAAACCGACTACAACCAGCACTTTGGCGCCCAAAAAGGGTACAGAAAAAGATGCGAACAATACTGATGGCGTAAAAG CAGCAGTACAAAATTGCACGGGTGTTTGTGTGGCCGATCGCATTGCTGAATACTGCGAGGCCTACTTAACGACAAACGGGCTGTGCGCTTCGGGCACGAAGTGTTGTGTCTCATTGAACGATTACGCGAACGCTAAACTGCCGAAGGATATCTATGTGCCAGCCA AGCACTTGACGAATCTGAACAACATGCAACACAAAAACAAGACAAATGCCGTTAtcaagcaaacaacaacaaag ACAACAACTTCGGCTGCGACGACAACAAGTACGACCAGCACCACCGCCGAACCGGCGCGCACCAAAATCAGTAGCAATGTCAATGCCAACAAACCGGTGAAGCACAAGAAGGCGCCATCCACTACAACCACTACCACGACCGAAGATCCCGCCGATGAAGAGCAGGAAGTGGAGGACGATGATGCGGAAACGCAAGATGACGCCAACAACGATGCTAATGATAAAGCGGATAACCCAAATGGTCAAACGCTGAAGGAGTGCGAAGGTGAATGCATGAATGGCATATTCGCCATTTTTTGTGATGATATTGACTCGGAGGCCTTCTGTCCCGGTGAGGGTAGCTGTTGTGTTACCGGTGTTGCCTCAGAGGCCACTCCAGCATTGCAGTCGACCAAGGTGACACCAACCAAACCGGCAACGAAAATTGCAAAGCCACAACAACGACCGGCAGCGAAGCCAGCTGCACCGTCACAAGCTGCGCCACCGTTATTACAAGCTGTCGGAGGGGGCAATGATTTCTTCTCACAAATACTTTCATTCGCCGAGAATACACTCGGTGGCACAAGCAGTCAGCCAGCACCACAGACACCGCCACCAGTACCACGTTGTCCCGGCTTTTGCTTACTTAATATAATGGCTGCCTTTTGCGAGCGTCCATCGGTGCTCATCAATACACCAACTACATGCGCCAAGGGTTCAGTATGCTGTGACAATAGCGCTTCGCCACCAAAGCCACCACCGCAAAATAGACGCCCTGCAACGCCACCACCTAGCCCAACAGCTACCCAGCCTTATGTTGTACCCAGCACACCATTACCCGATCCACGTGAGGAATGTCCAGGATCCTGCATTGTACCATTGCTCAGCTTCACGTGCTTCA AAAACGCCGAGATGACCGATCTATTCAAGTGCAAACGTTCCGGCCAGATTTGCTGCGCACCCAAGAGTCGCATACTCGAGAAACAACAATTCCAGACACGCAATGATACACTTTACGCAAACTATCCACCGCCACCACCAATGGCTGGCGTACCACAACCATATCCACTGCAGCCATCATATCCTCAGCCTCCACCACCACCACATTACATGGTTACACAACCGCCACAACCACATCTTCACTATCCACCACCGCCGCCTCCACAAATattgcaacagcaacatcaaTCTCAACCACAACAACCCACATATGATTACTCTCATTACGGCGCAGCCTTAATGCCTCAACAGCAATCGCATctaccaccaccaccgccaccaGCACCGGCACTACCACCCACTACCACAACGACCACTACCACGACTACCACCACAACACCACGTCCGCATGTCTACTCAAAATATGTTTGCGGCGTCAAAGGCACACTACGCAGTGGCCGTTCGCGTTCATCGCCGGCCCTCTCGTTGGTCTCATATGCACGCGCCATGTATGGTGTACAACGTTCCTCGCGTCAGCTAGACCAGGTGTATACGCCACAATTGCAATTAAACAAATCAAATGAACGCCTCATATTAGGTTCAGCAATTGTGCCCATACAAATACACAATGATCTGATACCGGGTGATGAGTGGCCGGATGCGAACCAGCTGCGTTCATACCATGAGCATCAGCCGATTTCGGCGGCAGCTGTACAAAGCCGTTACCGCCATTCGGTGGTCGGTGAGCCAGTATATCCGATGAATTACAATGTCTCGAGGCGGCGTGCGCGTGTTGTTGGCGGTGAGGATGGCGACAATGGCGAATGGTGTTGGCAAGTGGCCCTGATCAACTCGCTGAATCAGTATTTGTGTGGAGCCGCTCTGATCGGTACGCAATGGGTGTTGACGGCGGCACATTGTGTCACAAA TATCGTACGCTCTGGTGACGCCATTTACGTCCGAGTTGGCGACTATGATCTGACGCGTAAATACGGTAGCCCTGGTGCGCAGACCTTACGAGTCGccaccacatacatacatcacaATCACAACAGTCAGACACTGGATAACGATATAGCTCTTCTGAAATTACACGGACAAGCAGAGCTACGAGATGGTGTATGCTTG GTCTGCTTGCCAGCGCGTGGAGTCAATCATGCTGCCGGAAAACGTTGCACGGTCACCGGTTACGGTTATATGGGTGAAG CCGGTCCGATTCCGCTGCGCGTGCGTGAAGCTGAGATACCAATTGTGAGCGATGCAGAGTGTATACGCAAGGTCAATGCGGTCACcgagaaaatatttattctgcCCGCCTCAAGCTTCTGCGCCGGCGGTGAAGAGGGTAACGATGCCTGCCAAGGAGACGGTGGCGGTCCATTGGTATGCCAAGATGATGGCTTCTTTGAACTGGCTGGTCTGGTGTCGTGGGGCTTCGGCTGTGGACGCGTAGATGTGCCGGGTGTTTATGTAAAGGTCTCCTCCTTCATCGGCTGGATCAATCAAATAATCAGCGTTAATAATTTATAG
- the mas gene encoding protein masquerade isoform X2, producing MDLNLKTTIVVCLTLLNLPFGIHSQDDSLAGSFLSGLLDTITSTADSKDCPGVCVHTLATLICYEVLDDIPCPSPSMKCCIESAQGKNITSAHTSTTTTTTTTTTTSTTKRPTTTTTKVTTTTTPKPKTTSKRPTTTTTTTTTTKKTTTTKKPTTTSTLAPKKGTEKDANNTDGVKAVQNCTGVCVADRIAEYCEAYLTTNGLCASGTKCCVSLNDYANAKLPKDIYVPAKHLTNLNNMQHKNKTNAVIKQTTTKTTTSAATTTSTTSTTAEPARTKISSNVNANKPVKHKKAPSTTTTTTTEDPADEEQEVEDDDAETQDDANNDANDKADNPNGQTLKECEGECMNGIFAIFCDDIDSEAFCPGEGSCCVTGVASEATPALQSTKVTPTKPATKIAKPQQRPAAKPAAPSQAAPPLLQAVGGGNDFFSQILSFAENTLGGTSSQPAPQTPPPVPRCPGFCLLNIMAAFCERPSVLINTPTTCAKGSVCCDNSASPPKPPPQNRRPATPPPSPTATQPYVVPSTPLPDPREECPGSCIVPLLSFTCFKNAEMTDLFKCKRSGQICCAPKSRILEKQQFQTRNDTLYANYPPPPPMAGVPQPYPLQPSYPQPPPPPHYMVTQPPQPHLHYPPPPPPQILQQQHQSQPQQPTYDYSHYGAALMPQQQSHLPPPPPPAPALPPTTTTTTTTTTTTTPRPHVYSKYVCGVKGTLRSGRSRSSPALSLVSYARAMYGVQRSSRQLDQVYTPQLQLNKSNERLILGSAIVPIQIHNDLIPGDEWPDANQLRSYHEHQPISAAAVQSRYRHSVVGEPVYPMNYNVSRRRARVVGGEDGDNGEWCWQVALINSLNQYLCGAALIGTQWVLTAAHCVTNIVRSGDAIYVRVGDYDLTRKYGSPGAQTLRVATTYIHHNHNSQTLDNDIALLKLHGQAELRDGVCLVCLPARGVNHAAGKRCTVTGYGYMGEAGPIPLRVREAEIPIVSDAECIRKVNAVTEKIFILPASSFCAGGEEGNDACQGDGGGPLVCQDDGFFELAGLVSWGFGCGRVDVPGVYVKVSSFIGWINQIISVNNL from the exons AtggatttaaatttaaagacCACTATAGTGGTCTGTTTGACGCTGCTTAATTTACCGTTTGGAATACACAGCCAAGATGATTCTTTGGCAGGAAGTTTTCTATCGG GTCTCTTGGATACCATAACAAGTACCGCTGATTCGAAGGATTGCCCCGGTGTTTGTGTACACACGCTAGCCACACTCATCTGTTATGAAGTGCTGGATGATATCCCATGTCCCTCGCCTAGTATGAAGTGCTGTATTGAAAGTGCACAGG gtAAAAATATCACTTCGGCACATACCAgtacaactacaacaacgacCACAACCACAACCACTAGTACAACAAAGCGTCCAACCACTACAACAACTAAAGTTACAACTACCACGACGCCGAAACCGAAAACCACTTCCAAGCGACCAACCACAaccacaactacaacaacaacaaccaaaaaaaccacaaccaccaaGAAACCGACTACAACCAGCACTTTGGCGCCCAAAAAGGGTACAGAAAAAGATGCGAACAATACTGATGGCGTAAAAG CAGTACAAAATTGCACGGGTGTTTGTGTGGCCGATCGCATTGCTGAATACTGCGAGGCCTACTTAACGACAAACGGGCTGTGCGCTTCGGGCACGAAGTGTTGTGTCTCATTGAACGATTACGCGAACGCTAAACTGCCGAAGGATATCTATGTGCCAGCCA AGCACTTGACGAATCTGAACAACATGCAACACAAAAACAAGACAAATGCCGTTAtcaagcaaacaacaacaaag ACAACAACTTCGGCTGCGACGACAACAAGTACGACCAGCACCACCGCCGAACCGGCGCGCACCAAAATCAGTAGCAATGTCAATGCCAACAAACCGGTGAAGCACAAGAAGGCGCCATCCACTACAACCACTACCACGACCGAAGATCCCGCCGATGAAGAGCAGGAAGTGGAGGACGATGATGCGGAAACGCAAGATGACGCCAACAACGATGCTAATGATAAAGCGGATAACCCAAATGGTCAAACGCTGAAGGAGTGCGAAGGTGAATGCATGAATGGCATATTCGCCATTTTTTGTGATGATATTGACTCGGAGGCCTTCTGTCCCGGTGAGGGTAGCTGTTGTGTTACCGGTGTTGCCTCAGAGGCCACTCCAGCATTGCAGTCGACCAAGGTGACACCAACCAAACCGGCAACGAAAATTGCAAAGCCACAACAACGACCGGCAGCGAAGCCAGCTGCACCGTCACAAGCTGCGCCACCGTTATTACAAGCTGTCGGAGGGGGCAATGATTTCTTCTCACAAATACTTTCATTCGCCGAGAATACACTCGGTGGCACAAGCAGTCAGCCAGCACCACAGACACCGCCACCAGTACCACGTTGTCCCGGCTTTTGCTTACTTAATATAATGGCTGCCTTTTGCGAGCGTCCATCGGTGCTCATCAATACACCAACTACATGCGCCAAGGGTTCAGTATGCTGTGACAATAGCGCTTCGCCACCAAAGCCACCACCGCAAAATAGACGCCCTGCAACGCCACCACCTAGCCCAACAGCTACCCAGCCTTATGTTGTACCCAGCACACCATTACCCGATCCACGTGAGGAATGTCCAGGATCCTGCATTGTACCATTGCTCAGCTTCACGTGCTTCA AAAACGCCGAGATGACCGATCTATTCAAGTGCAAACGTTCCGGCCAGATTTGCTGCGCACCCAAGAGTCGCATACTCGAGAAACAACAATTCCAGACACGCAATGATACACTTTACGCAAACTATCCACCGCCACCACCAATGGCTGGCGTACCACAACCATATCCACTGCAGCCATCATATCCTCAGCCTCCACCACCACCACATTACATGGTTACACAACCGCCACAACCACATCTTCACTATCCACCACCGCCGCCTCCACAAATattgcaacagcaacatcaaTCTCAACCACAACAACCCACATATGATTACTCTCATTACGGCGCAGCCTTAATGCCTCAACAGCAATCGCATctaccaccaccaccgccaccaGCACCGGCACTACCACCCACTACCACAACGACCACTACCACGACTACCACCACAACACCACGTCCGCATGTCTACTCAAAATATGTTTGCGGCGTCAAAGGCACACTACGCAGTGGCCGTTCGCGTTCATCGCCGGCCCTCTCGTTGGTCTCATATGCACGCGCCATGTATGGTGTACAACGTTCCTCGCGTCAGCTAGACCAGGTGTATACGCCACAATTGCAATTAAACAAATCAAATGAACGCCTCATATTAGGTTCAGCAATTGTGCCCATACAAATACACAATGATCTGATACCGGGTGATGAGTGGCCGGATGCGAACCAGCTGCGTTCATACCATGAGCATCAGCCGATTTCGGCGGCAGCTGTACAAAGCCGTTACCGCCATTCGGTGGTCGGTGAGCCAGTATATCCGATGAATTACAATGTCTCGAGGCGGCGTGCGCGTGTTGTTGGCGGTGAGGATGGCGACAATGGCGAATGGTGTTGGCAAGTGGCCCTGATCAACTCGCTGAATCAGTATTTGTGTGGAGCCGCTCTGATCGGTACGCAATGGGTGTTGACGGCGGCACATTGTGTCACAAA TATCGTACGCTCTGGTGACGCCATTTACGTCCGAGTTGGCGACTATGATCTGACGCGTAAATACGGTAGCCCTGGTGCGCAGACCTTACGAGTCGccaccacatacatacatcacaATCACAACAGTCAGACACTGGATAACGATATAGCTCTTCTGAAATTACACGGACAAGCAGAGCTACGAGATGGTGTATGCTTG GTCTGCTTGCCAGCGCGTGGAGTCAATCATGCTGCCGGAAAACGTTGCACGGTCACCGGTTACGGTTATATGGGTGAAG CCGGTCCGATTCCGCTGCGCGTGCGTGAAGCTGAGATACCAATTGTGAGCGATGCAGAGTGTATACGCAAGGTCAATGCGGTCACcgagaaaatatttattctgcCCGCCTCAAGCTTCTGCGCCGGCGGTGAAGAGGGTAACGATGCCTGCCAAGGAGACGGTGGCGGTCCATTGGTATGCCAAGATGATGGCTTCTTTGAACTGGCTGGTCTGGTGTCGTGGGGCTTCGGCTGTGGACGCGTAGATGTGCCGGGTGTTTATGTAAAGGTCTCCTCCTTCATCGGCTGGATCAATCAAATAATCAGCGTTAATAATTTATAG